A region from the Acidiferrobacter sp. SPIII_3 genome encodes:
- a CDS encoding respiratory nitrate reductase subunit gamma, protein MSAWTIAYAVLLYVAFTVLVGGVIYKIGIYAMTPAPLRIPTMPAPRTRSGVAVRLGREVVLFASLFRGDKWAWIWSYLFHVSLLLVLIQHLRYVLVPVPQWLVLESPFGSYAAFVLLISLAGLLGRRLMIARVRFVTAPSDYLMLALLLVIAVTGALMRFVDRANIVGFKAFIQGLMALQLKPLPLSPLILVHVASVAGLMVIFPFSKLMHAPGVFFSPTRNQVDSSRLEAQGAGDVTVGDAEARPPAHAPAMREGVR, encoded by the coding sequence GGGGGTCATCTACAAGATCGGGATCTACGCCATGACGCCTGCGCCGTTGCGCATACCGACCATGCCGGCGCCGCGCACGCGCAGCGGCGTGGCGGTGCGCCTGGGGCGCGAGGTGGTGCTCTTTGCGAGCCTCTTTCGGGGCGACAAGTGGGCGTGGATCTGGAGTTATCTCTTCCATGTGAGCCTGCTGCTGGTGCTCATCCAGCATCTGCGCTATGTGCTCGTGCCGGTGCCGCAGTGGCTGGTGCTCGAGTCGCCGTTCGGGAGCTACGCGGCGTTCGTGTTGCTCATCTCGCTCGCAGGCCTGCTCGGTCGCAGACTTATGATCGCCCGCGTGCGCTTCGTGACCGCGCCCTCGGACTATCTGATGCTGGCGCTGTTGCTTGTGATTGCCGTCACCGGCGCGCTCATGCGCTTCGTTGACCGGGCCAACATCGTCGGCTTCAAGGCCTTCATCCAGGGCCTCATGGCGCTGCAGCTTAAGCCCTTGCCGCTAAGCCCCTTGATCCTGGTGCATGTGGCCTCGGTGGCGGGGCTCATGGTGATCTTCCCGTTCAGCAAGCTCATGCATGCCCCGGGGGTATTCTTCAGTCCCACGCGCAACCAGGTGGATTCGAGCCGCCTGGAGGCGCAGGGCGCGGGGGATGTCACGGTGGGCGATGCCGAGGCGCGGCCGCCGGCGCATGCCCCGGCCATGCGTGAGGGGGTGCGATGA
- the dsrK gene encoding sulfate reduction electron transfer complex DsrMKJOP subunit DsrK, whose translation MSDIEVPVLQDYVPTPELHPGAMSHLKPFKATPEHQAALGFPGTLVDDWKEVAIRRLGELVDGSRALRVYLDSCVKCGACTDKCHYFLGTGDPRNMPVARQDLLRGVYRRYYTWVGRYLPWLVGATDLTEEVLNSWYSYYHQCSQCRRCSVFCPFGIDTAEVSMAAREILDSVGVGQKYCNEILGKVHKIGNNLGLPEPALRNTVEGLEEDVKEATGVDVRFPVDVVGAEVLLITPSADFFAEPHIDGLIGYAKVFHQAGISWTLSSQASEAANFAMFIGSREQMQKVAQRVRDAALALKVKRIVVGECGHAWRVAYAFWGTLIGPLDFLDPRYPRPQHICEVTEGLIARGALKLDMSANDDKVVTFHDSCNVARATRMGDRPGGQFTVPRSVIRSVCAHYVDMDPATIGDRTFCCGGGGGLLTDDLIELRVKGALPRLQALNAVVEDKKVTHMAAICAICKTQFSKVLPYYGLPREMVVSVHQLVGDAIVLGAKE comes from the coding sequence ATGAGCGACATCGAGGTCCCGGTCCTTCAGGACTACGTCCCGACCCCGGAGCTCCATCCGGGGGCCATGAGCCACTTGAAGCCCTTCAAGGCCACGCCCGAGCACCAGGCGGCGCTGGGATTCCCGGGGACGCTGGTGGACGACTGGAAGGAGGTGGCGATCCGCAGGCTCGGCGAGCTCGTGGACGGCTCGCGGGCCTTGCGCGTCTATCTCGACTCTTGCGTCAAATGCGGGGCGTGCACCGACAAGTGTCATTATTTCCTGGGGACCGGCGATCCGCGCAACATGCCGGTGGCGCGCCAGGACCTGTTGCGCGGGGTCTACCGGCGCTATTACACCTGGGTGGGACGCTACCTGCCGTGGCTCGTGGGGGCCACCGATCTCACCGAAGAGGTGCTGAACTCCTGGTATAGCTACTATCACCAGTGCTCGCAGTGCCGGCGCTGTTCGGTGTTCTGCCCGTTTGGTATCGACACCGCCGAGGTGTCGATGGCCGCGCGCGAGATCCTCGATTCGGTGGGGGTGGGGCAGAAGTACTGTAACGAGATCCTGGGCAAGGTCCATAAGATCGGCAACAACCTGGGGCTGCCTGAGCCTGCGTTGCGCAATACCGTGGAGGGCCTGGAAGAGGATGTGAAGGAGGCCACCGGGGTCGACGTGCGCTTCCCGGTGGATGTGGTCGGGGCCGAGGTGCTGTTGATCACGCCGTCCGCGGATTTCTTCGCGGAGCCGCATATCGACGGGCTGATAGGCTACGCCAAGGTCTTCCATCAGGCCGGCATCAGCTGGACCTTGAGTTCGCAGGCCTCGGAGGCCGCCAACTTCGCGATGTTCATCGGCAGCCGCGAGCAGATGCAGAAGGTCGCGCAGCGCGTGCGCGACGCCGCCCTCGCCTTGAAGGTCAAGCGCATCGTGGTCGGCGAGTGCGGGCACGCATGGCGCGTGGCCTACGCCTTCTGGGGCACGCTCATAGGGCCGCTCGACTTCCTTGACCCGCGCTACCCGCGCCCGCAGCACATCTGCGAGGTGACCGAAGGGTTGATCGCGCGCGGGGCCTTGAAGCTCGACATGTCGGCCAACGACGACAAGGTCGTGACCTTCCATGACTCGTGCAACGTGGCGCGCGCCACGCGCATGGGGGATCGTCCCGGCGGCCAGTTCACGGTGCCGCGCTCGGTGATCCGCTCGGTATGCGCGCATTACGTCGACATGGACCCCGCGACCATTGGGGATCGCACCTTCTGTTGCGGGGGCGGCGGGGGGCTTTTGACCGACGACCTCATCGAGCTGCGCGTGAAGGGCGCCCTGCCCAGACTGCAGGCCCTGAACGCCGTGGTCGAGGACAAGAAGGTGACGCACATGGCGGCGATCTGCGCGATCTGCAAGACGCAGTTTAGCAAGGTGCTGCCGTATTACGGACTGCCGCGCGAGATGGTGGTGAGTGTCCATCAGCTCGTCGGGGATGCCATTGTTTTGGGTGCCAAAGAATAG
- a CDS encoding NAD(P)-binding protein translates to MANETHTAESSRTFRRYQDGDTTPESWQEYIFKAGWSYKCPVYVQRTPTCQNGCPAGEDIRGWLDAVRGLDKPAPGVTWQEQAFRRLTRANPFPGIMGYVCPAPCEDACNRRAVEDRVGINAVEQFIGEAALKAGFTFAKPAKESGKRVAIVGGGPGGLACAYQLRLKGHACTIFESREKLGGMLRYGLPNYRTPPAVVEGEIQRILDLGVTVKTGVRVGQDIPFEQLDREYDAVFWAIGTQVGRIPEIPGADAENCIGGIEFLREFNEGRLPSVPRRIVVIGGGDTSIDVTTVARKIGGFSGMKSDGSPLTYTADMVTQAAIHSGQKVTLTSVLPTKKLKAAEREVEDARSLDVAIIGNIMPLSVTLDRDHRACGVRFAPCEHTKEGKRVRAPGDEIEIEADLVVFAIGQTADMTGLEMLDNGRHAIAPGPGLQVIGYPKHFVGGDIIVPHLLATAVGHAAVAAEGIDAFLNGQPVVRRPHVDKRHFEIRETLPKNAKPVDGMVTSPAAVHNFENRAHREVIEADALFLAHFPTTPRIERTERRLSELFAEGGTRIAVLDEAQAVAESKRCMSCGLCLECDNCVVFCPQVAVKKVPRDQAALGYYVTTDYTRCIGCHICADVCPAGYIQMGLGE, encoded by the coding sequence ATGGCCAATGAGACGCACACCGCGGAGTCGAGCCGCACCTTCCGCCGCTACCAGGACGGGGATACGACGCCCGAGTCGTGGCAGGAATACATCTTCAAGGCCGGCTGGTCCTACAAGTGCCCGGTCTATGTGCAGCGTACGCCGACCTGCCAGAACGGCTGCCCGGCGGGCGAGGACATCCGCGGCTGGCTCGATGCGGTGCGCGGCCTCGACAAGCCCGCGCCGGGCGTCACGTGGCAGGAGCAGGCCTTCCGGAGGCTCACGCGCGCCAACCCGTTCCCGGGGATCATGGGCTATGTGTGCCCGGCCCCGTGCGAGGATGCGTGCAATCGCCGGGCGGTCGAGGATCGGGTCGGCATCAATGCCGTCGAGCAGTTCATCGGTGAGGCCGCGCTGAAGGCGGGCTTCACGTTCGCTAAACCCGCGAAGGAGAGCGGCAAGCGCGTGGCCATCGTCGGCGGCGGCCCCGGAGGGCTCGCGTGCGCCTATCAGCTGCGCCTCAAAGGCCATGCGTGCACGATCTTCGAGTCGCGCGAGAAGCTCGGCGGCATGCTGCGCTACGGGCTCCCGAACTACCGCACCCCGCCTGCGGTGGTGGAGGGCGAGATCCAGCGCATCCTCGACCTCGGCGTGACCGTGAAGACCGGCGTGCGCGTGGGGCAGGATATTCCGTTCGAGCAGCTCGATCGTGAGTATGACGCGGTATTCTGGGCGATCGGCACGCAGGTGGGGCGTATCCCCGAGATCCCCGGGGCCGATGCCGAGAACTGCATCGGCGGCATAGAGTTCCTGCGCGAGTTCAACGAGGGGCGCCTGCCGTCGGTGCCGCGGCGCATCGTGGTCATAGGGGGCGGCGACACCTCGATCGATGTCACCACCGTGGCACGCAAGATCGGCGGCTTCTCGGGGATGAAGTCCGACGGTTCGCCGCTCACCTATACCGCCGACATGGTCACGCAGGCGGCCATCCACAGTGGCCAGAAGGTGACCCTGACATCGGTCCTGCCGACCAAGAAGCTGAAGGCCGCCGAGCGCGAGGTCGAGGACGCGCGTTCGCTCGATGTCGCGATCATCGGCAACATCATGCCGCTGTCGGTGACCCTGGACCGCGACCATCGGGCCTGCGGGGTGCGCTTTGCGCCCTGCGAGCACACGAAAGAGGGCAAGCGTGTGCGCGCCCCTGGCGATGAGATCGAGATCGAGGCCGATCTCGTGGTGTTCGCCATCGGTCAGACGGCCGACATGACCGGTCTTGAGATGCTCGATAACGGTCGCCACGCCATCGCCCCGGGGCCCGGTCTGCAGGTCATAGGGTACCCCAAGCACTTCGTGGGCGGCGACATCATCGTGCCGCATCTGCTCGCGACCGCCGTAGGGCATGCCGCGGTGGCCGCCGAAGGGATCGATGCCTTCCTGAACGGCCAGCCGGTGGTGCGCCGCCCGCACGTCGACAAGCGGCATTTCGAGATCCGCGAGACGTTGCCGAAGAATGCAAAGCCCGTCGATGGCATGGTGACGAGCCCGGCGGCGGTGCACAACTTCGAGAACCGCGCGCATCGCGAGGTGATCGAGGCCGATGCCCTGTTCCTCGCACACTTCCCCACGACCCCGCGCATCGAGCGTACGGAGCGCAGGCTCTCCGAGCTGTTCGCCGAGGGCGGCACGCGCATCGCCGTGCTCGATGAGGCGCAGGCGGTGGCCGAGTCCAAGCGCTGCATGAGCTGCGGGTTGTGTCTCGAGTGCGATAACTGCGTGGTGTTCTGCCCGCAGGTGGCGGTGAAGAAGGTGCCGCGCGATCAGGCGGCGCTCGGCTACTACGTGACCACCGACTACACGCGCTGCATCGGCTGTCACATCTGCGCCGATGTCTGCCCGGCGGGTTATATCCAGATGGGCCTGGGGGAGTGA
- the dsrO gene encoding sulfate reduction electron transfer complex DsrMKJOP subunit DsrO: protein MSHDERDRPLADGVYGDEAPDGARRRLLKMAGAAVALTLAPGVTVLARDLVFKGGRKGRSPVRYGLLIDANACQSGCDACVRACQDYNGLSHDPGPDNAQWIRKVTITDPGTGFTRSFPVMCQHCENGACVDVCPTGASFRRPDGIVLVDKHRCIGCRYCLMACPYKARSFVGRNVTDQRPWAPRGKGTAEGCTMCVERVEAGKLPACVAACQRAGHKAMMFGNLHDPKSAIAVRLSEVATTTIRADLGMGPGVHYRGI, encoded by the coding sequence ATGAGCCACGACGAACGCGACCGGCCGTTGGCAGATGGGGTCTATGGCGACGAGGCGCCGGATGGCGCGCGCCGCCGGCTCTTGAAGATGGCCGGGGCGGCGGTGGCCTTGACGCTCGCCCCCGGGGTCACGGTGCTCGCGCGGGATCTGGTGTTCAAGGGCGGGCGCAAGGGCCGGTCGCCAGTGCGCTACGGGCTTTTGATCGACGCCAACGCCTGCCAGAGCGGCTGTGACGCGTGCGTGCGCGCCTGCCAGGACTACAACGGGTTGTCCCACGACCCGGGTCCGGACAACGCCCAGTGGATCCGCAAGGTCACGATCACCGATCCCGGGACCGGGTTTACGCGCAGCTTTCCGGTCATGTGCCAGCACTGCGAGAACGGGGCGTGCGTGGACGTGTGCCCGACCGGGGCCTCGTTTCGGCGCCCCGACGGCATCGTGCTCGTGGACAAGCACCGCTGCATCGGCTGCCGCTATTGCCTCATGGCCTGCCCCTACAAGGCGCGCTCCTTCGTGGGCCGCAACGTGACCGACCAGCGCCCGTGGGCGCCGCGCGGCAAGGGCACCGCCGAGGGCTGCACGATGTGCGTCGAGCGCGTCGAGGCCGGCAAGCTGCCGGCCTGTGTGGCGGCCTGTCAGCGTGCCGGCCATAAGGCCATGATGTTCGGGAATCTGCACGACCCGAAGAGCGCGATCGCGGTGCGGCTCTCGGAGGTTGCGACCACCACCATACGCGCCGACCTCGGTATGGGGCCGGGCGTGCATTACCGGGGGATTTGA
- the nrfD gene encoding NrfD/PsrC family molybdoenzyme membrane anchor subunit, whose product MGSEAKGAMTKVAYREIAGKSGGYLAAVMVCALLALVGLASALYMRAEGHHVTGMNNQIVWGMPHVLAVFLIVAASGALNVASIASVFGRSLYKPLARLSGLLAVALLIGGLWNLVLDLGRPGHILAAVLYPNFRSIFAWNIYLYTGFLVIVGFYLWFMMERRLNPHTHKVGVLAFLWRLVLTTGTGSIFGFLAARSAYDSAVLAPLFILTSFALGLAIFALVLVAGFKALARPIGARVLAHLRQLLAVFVAATMYFVAVYHLTNIYIAGHRGIESFVLLNGGIYTWLFWAGQIGIGGVVPLVLLLRRIARDDTARLRRSLVAGAAAVVAGGLCQFYVLIIGGQAYPLQMFPGMVVRSSFYDGVVHSYIPRWPETVLALSGVAVVGLIVLIAIRLLAFLPESLADEVVSVHGAPAPAAEAQTAKTAVRA is encoded by the coding sequence ATGGGCAGCGAGGCCAAAGGGGCGATGACGAAGGTGGCCTATCGGGAGATCGCCGGCAAGAGCGGCGGCTACCTGGCGGCGGTGATGGTGTGCGCGCTGCTCGCCCTGGTGGGTCTGGCCTCGGCGCTCTACATGCGCGCGGAAGGCCACCACGTGACTGGCATGAACAACCAGATCGTGTGGGGCATGCCGCATGTGTTGGCGGTGTTTCTGATCGTCGCCGCCTCCGGGGCCTTGAATGTCGCCTCGATCGCCTCGGTATTCGGGCGCAGCCTCTACAAGCCCCTGGCGCGCCTGTCGGGGCTTCTGGCGGTGGCGCTGCTGATCGGGGGTCTGTGGAACCTGGTGCTCGATCTCGGCCGCCCCGGGCATATCCTGGCCGCGGTCTTGTATCCGAACTTCCGTTCGATCTTTGCGTGGAACATCTATCTCTATACCGGTTTTTTGGTGATCGTCGGCTTCTATCTGTGGTTCATGATGGAGCGACGCCTAAACCCCCATACCCATAAGGTCGGGGTGCTCGCCTTCCTGTGGCGCCTGGTGCTGACAACTGGCACCGGGTCCATTTTCGGGTTCCTCGCCGCGCGTAGTGCTTATGACTCCGCGGTGCTGGCGCCCCTTTTTATTCTCACGTCCTTCGCCCTGGGGCTTGCGATCTTCGCGCTCGTGCTGGTGGCGGGGTTCAAGGCCCTTGCGCGGCCGATAGGCGCACGCGTGCTGGCGCATCTGAGGCAGCTCCTGGCGGTGTTCGTGGCCGCCACGATGTACTTCGTGGCGGTCTACCATCTGACCAACATCTATATCGCCGGCCACCGCGGCATCGAATCGTTCGTACTCTTGAACGGCGGCATCTACACGTGGCTCTTCTGGGCCGGGCAGATCGGCATCGGCGGGGTGGTGCCGCTCGTGCTGTTGCTGCGCCGCATAGCGCGCGATGATACGGCGCGCCTGCGCCGCTCGCTCGTAGCCGGCGCGGCGGCGGTGGTGGCAGGCGGGCTGTGTCAATTCTATGTGCTCATCATCGGCGGTCAGGCCTATCCGCTCCAGATGTTCCCGGGGATGGTGGTGCGCAGCTCGTTCTATGACGGGGTGGTGCACAGCTACATCCCGCGCTGGCCCGAGACGGTGCTGGCGTTAAGCGGCGTGGCGGTGGTCGGGCTCATCGTCCTGATCGCCATACGCCTCCTGGCATTCTTGCCCGAGAGCCTCGCAGACGAGGTGGTGAGCGTCCATGGCGCGCCGGCGCCGGCCGCCGAGGCGCAGACCGCCAAGACCGCGGTGCGCGCATGA
- a CDS encoding cobyrinate a,c-diamide synthase, whose amino-acid sequence MSARLYLSAAHKSSGKTTVAIGLTRALKDLGHVVQTYKKGPDYIDPLWLTAASGRACQNLDYHTMDAGEIGALYERAAIGADIRLIEGNKGLYDGVALDGSNSNAALVAQCATPVVLVIDCRGVSRGVAPLVIGYRHFDPSIAIAGVVLNRVGGARHEGKLRAVLQEYTDVPVLGAVHESSDLAITERHLGLVPSGEWEGAERLIARLGQAVAAQVDVEAIARLGEDGRPPQSVAAARAGDRDVRIGIARDRAFSFYYPGDLEALEAAGAELVFFDALNDTRLPEVDGLFLGGGFPETEAEELSANTALRAAIRTAIEAGMPAYAECGGLMYLTRGLTYEGRTHPMVGVIAADTVMEAKPAGHGYVRLKATAFHPWARGALDQGPLPAHEFHYSHLVNIAPDTVYAYELTRGTGIAGRRDGIVYKNLLAGYAHLRDVASCPWTTPFVGFVRAARARRMSPAWARSAQPGEARHAWAL is encoded by the coding sequence ATGAGCGCGCGCCTCTATCTCTCGGCCGCCCACAAGTCCTCGGGCAAGACCACCGTGGCCATAGGGCTTACGCGCGCCCTCAAGGACCTCGGGCACGTCGTCCAGACCTACAAGAAGGGTCCCGATTATATCGATCCGCTGTGGCTCACCGCGGCCTCGGGCCGGGCCTGCCAGAACCTCGATTATCACACCATGGACGCAGGCGAGATCGGCGCGCTCTACGAGCGTGCGGCGATCGGCGCCGATATCCGGCTGATCGAGGGGAACAAGGGGCTCTACGACGGGGTGGCGCTCGATGGCAGCAACAGCAACGCCGCGCTCGTCGCGCAGTGTGCCACCCCGGTGGTGCTCGTGATCGATTGCCGCGGGGTGAGCCGCGGGGTGGCGCCGCTTGTGATCGGCTATCGGCACTTCGATCCGTCGATCGCGATCGCGGGCGTGGTGTTGAACCGCGTAGGCGGGGCGCGTCACGAGGGCAAATTGCGCGCGGTGTTGCAGGAGTATACGGATGTGCCGGTGCTCGGCGCCGTGCACGAATCATCGGATCTCGCCATCACCGAGCGTCACCTGGGGCTCGTGCCGAGCGGCGAGTGGGAAGGGGCCGAGCGGCTTATCGCGCGCCTGGGGCAGGCGGTCGCGGCACAGGTCGATGTCGAGGCGATCGCGCGCTTAGGGGAGGATGGGCGCCCGCCCCAAAGCGTAGCCGCCGCGCGCGCTGGGGACCGGGATGTGCGTATCGGCATCGCCCGTGACCGGGCGTTCAGCTTTTATTACCCCGGCGATCTCGAGGCCCTGGAGGCCGCCGGCGCCGAGCTCGTGTTCTTCGATGCCCTGAACGATACGCGTCTGCCGGAGGTCGATGGCCTGTTCCTGGGGGGCGGTTTTCCCGAGACCGAGGCCGAGGAACTCAGCGCCAATACCGCCCTGCGCGCGGCCATACGGACGGCGATCGAAGCGGGGATGCCGGCCTATGCCGAATGCGGCGGGCTTATGTATCTCACCCGCGGTCTCACCTACGAAGGGCGCACGCATCCCATGGTCGGCGTCATCGCCGCCGACACGGTCATGGAGGCCAAGCCCGCCGGGCATGGTTATGTGAGACTGAAGGCCACGGCCTTCCACCCCTGGGCGCGCGGGGCGCTCGACCAGGGCCCGCTGCCGGCCCATGAGTTCCACTATTCCCATCTCGTGAATATCGCCCCGGATACCGTGTATGCCTACGAGCTCACGCGGGGCACCGGCATCGCCGGACGTCGCGACGGCATCGTGTACAAGAACCTGTTGGCGGGTTACGCCCATCTGCGGGATGTGGCGAGCTGCCCATGGACCACGCCGTTCGTGGGTTTCGTACGCGCAGCGCGTGCGCGGCGCATGTCCCCGGCATGGGCGCGATCGGCGCAGCCGGGCGAGGCCCGCCATGCCTGGGCCCTATGA
- a CDS encoding NAD(P)/FAD-dependent oxidoreductase has product MPGPYDVAVVGCGAGGYQAAISAAQCGARVVLIEREGAGGACLNRACVPKKAVAHVASVLAVAHGLLGRGLAGAMRGDLRAMMAHEEALIADLQRGLPQRLKALAIDLVTGHARLQGAQRIVVTGDRGTETVEARRVILAAGARPRPLPACPIDGERVVAADRLIPLLASEPRRLLCLGGGATGVEAAFLFRAFGAEVTLATRGDRLLGRPMISERAARLLERRLSESGVTILKGMSVTGTQVDDAGVTVSFPDGGEGRFDRVLVAVGCVPRVDDIGYRALGVQCDAEGFVATRETLETSVPGIYAVGDMKGGPMTAAAALHDGRIAGENAALDGRRRRNYHQVPMVIDSILPLAAVGLSEDLAERAGFAPEVVYIPYGASVKARAQGAGAGFIEIVHDEETGQMLGGCVAGGGADELVHLVLAACRSRRGLWSLADLDYGHPSYGEELGAAVSAHLAGFMRSRPRVFRPGIYAFGD; this is encoded by the coding sequence ATGCCTGGGCCCTATGATGTCGCGGTCGTAGGCTGTGGGGCCGGGGGCTATCAGGCGGCGATTAGCGCCGCGCAGTGCGGGGCGCGGGTGGTATTGATCGAGCGCGAGGGGGCTGGCGGGGCCTGCCTCAATCGCGCGTGCGTGCCGAAGAAGGCCGTGGCGCATGTGGCCTCGGTGCTGGCGGTGGCGCATGGCCTGCTGGGGCGGGGCTTGGCCGGCGCCATGCGCGGCGATCTTAGGGCGATGATGGCGCACGAAGAGGCGCTCATCGCCGATCTGCAGCGCGGACTCCCGCAGCGCCTGAAGGCCTTGGCCATCGACCTGGTGACCGGGCACGCGCGGCTTCAGGGCGCGCAGAGGATTGTCGTGACCGGGGACCGTGGGACTGAGACCGTCGAGGCGCGGCGCGTGATCCTGGCGGCCGGCGCCCGTCCCCGCCCGCTGCCCGCCTGTCCCATAGACGGCGAACGCGTGGTCGCCGCCGACCGCCTCATCCCCTTGCTCGCAAGCGAGCCCCGGCGGCTTCTGTGCCTGGGGGGCGGGGCCACCGGGGTCGAGGCCGCGTTCCTGTTCCGCGCGTTCGGCGCGGAGGTCACGCTCGCCACCCGCGGGGACCGGCTGCTGGGAAGACCCATGATCTCCGAGCGCGCCGCGCGGCTCCTCGAGCGCCGGCTTTCGGAGTCGGGGGTGACGATCCTGAAAGGAATGTCGGTGACCGGCACCCAGGTCGATGACGCCGGGGTGACCGTAAGCTTTCCGGATGGAGGCGAGGGGCGCTTCGATCGGGTGTTGGTGGCGGTGGGTTGCGTGCCGCGCGTGGATGACATCGGCTACCGGGCGCTTGGGGTACAGTGCGACGCGGAGGGCTTCGTGGCCACGCGCGAGACCCTGGAGACCAGCGTGCCCGGGATCTATGCCGTGGGGGACATGAAGGGCGGTCCGATGACCGCGGCCGCGGCCCTGCATGATGGGCGGATCGCCGGCGAGAACGCGGCACTCGATGGCCGGAGGCGGCGCAACTACCACCAGGTCCCGATGGTGATCGACTCGATCCTGCCGTTGGCGGCCGTGGGGCTGTCCGAGGACCTGGCCGAGCGCGCCGGGTTCGCGCCGGAGGTGGTCTATATTCCTTATGGGGCGTCGGTGAAGGCCCGCGCCCAGGGCGCGGGCGCGGGCTTCATCGAGATCGTGCATGACGAGGAGACCGGGCAGATGCTGGGGGGCTGCGTGGCCGGGGGTGGGGCCGATGAACTCGTGCACCTGGTGCTCGCCGCATGCCGGTCGCGCCGCGGCCTGTGGTCGCTCGCCGATCTCGATTATGGACATCCCTCGTATGGCGAGGAGTTGGGGGCGGCGGTGAGTGCCCATCTCGCGGGATTCATGCGCTCGCGGCCCAGGGTATTCCGGCCAGGGATCTACGCATTCGGGGATTGA
- a CDS encoding histidine kinase has translation MEGSFWQRIGVREGRGGVDGTPPARGWARPRRLWLMWMAPTLLAGLLATAIVAVALDGGPHPVLTHDLALAALAAALLVAAILWVATVRSLWRPLAHLRCWAMRVRDGNLSARIPEDRAAGEFAELASDVNALGERLKTLTQERAGGDSRVIARWLGVLNAITAGIASSQDLDELLPRFLFTLHSAGEVRGGIVRLLTGDGHLRLVASIGLPDDIVEHERRVALDCCLCGQAVGRRTLSVGQDLDACCTSWGQNPFPGEDLVLLAIPLRYDGRVVGLYNLFMERARVIGQNDVEDLLLGLGQHLGAAIEKMRLQDERRQLSLLQERMAIAHELHDSLAQTLASLRIQAQVLGETIEPEGYSATRTEFARLSAGLEIAHKEVRGLIRNFRAGGAEGGLLPALDAAIARFKEETGIPVYVQKDWHGTLPATHETHVLRVIQEALANIRKHAHAQTVRVLLQSEAGGDYKVLIEDDGEGPVSAAERADRDDGHFGQTIMRERAHAIGGELRVEHEAGEGTRVWLTFPEPARVTERAVAVAEVAR, from the coding sequence ATGGAAGGGTCCTTTTGGCAGAGGATCGGTGTGCGGGAGGGGCGCGGCGGTGTCGACGGCACGCCGCCCGCGCGCGGCTGGGCGCGGCCCAGGCGACTGTGGCTCATGTGGATGGCGCCGACCCTGCTCGCCGGTCTGCTCGCCACCGCCATCGTCGCCGTGGCGCTCGACGGGGGTCCGCACCCGGTGCTGACCCACGATCTGGCGCTCGCCGCGCTTGCCGCAGCACTCCTGGTGGCCGCGATCTTGTGGGTGGCTACGGTCAGATCGCTGTGGCGGCCGCTCGCCCATCTGCGGTGCTGGGCGATGCGCGTGCGCGACGGGAATCTCTCGGCGCGCATCCCCGAGGACCGGGCGGCGGGCGAGTTCGCGGAGCTTGCCTCGGATGTGAACGCCCTGGGGGAGCGCCTGAAGACCCTGACGCAGGAGCGCGCCGGTGGGGACTCGCGGGTGATCGCCCGCTGGCTCGGTGTCCTGAACGCCATCACCGCCGGTATCGCCTCGTCCCAGGACCTGGACGAACTCCTGCCCCGTTTCCTGTTCACGCTGCATAGCGCCGGCGAGGTGCGCGGGGGCATCGTGCGGCTTCTGACCGGCGATGGCCACCTGCGGCTGGTGGCGAGCATCGGCCTGCCCGACGATATCGTCGAGCACGAGCGGCGCGTGGCCCTCGACTGCTGCCTGTGCGGGCAGGCGGTGGGTCGCCGGACCTTGAGCGTGGGTCAGGACCTGGACGCGTGCTGCACCTCCTGGGGCCAGAACCCGTTTCCCGGGGAGGATCTCGTGCTGCTCGCCATCCCCTTGCGCTACGACGGGCGTGTGGTGGGGCTCTACAACCTATTCATGGAGCGCGCGCGCGTCATCGGGCAAAACGACGTGGAAGACCTCCTGCTGGGCTTAGGCCAGCACCTGGGGGCGGCGATCGAGAAGATGCGCCTGCAAGACGAGCGCCGCCAGCTCTCGCTTTTGCAGGAGCGCATGGCAATCGCCCACGAACTGCACGACTCGCTCGCCCAGACCCTGGCGAGCCTGCGCATCCAGGCCCAGGTGCTGGGCGAGACCATAGAGCCGGAGGGCTATTCGGCGACGCGTACCGAGTTTGCGCGCCTGAGTGCCGGGCTTGAGATCGCCCATAAGGAGGTGCGCGGGTTGATCCGCAACTTCCGCGCCGGTGGGGCCGAGGGCGGGCTGTTGCCGGCCCTGGACGCGGCCATCGCGCGCTTCAAGGAGGAGACCGGCATCCCGGTCTATGTGCAGAAGGATTGGCACGGGACGCTGCCTGCGACCCACGAGACCCATGTCCTGCGCGTGATCCAGGAGGCCCTGGCCAATATCCGCAAGCATGCCCATGCGCAGACCGTGCGCGTGCTGCTGCAGTCCGAGGCCGGTGGGGACTATAAGGTTCTGATCGAAGACGATGGCGAGGGCCCGGTGTCGGCGGCCGAGCGCGCCGATCGGGATGACGGGCACTTCGGACAGACGATCATGCGCGAGCGCGCGCATGCGATCGGGGGCGAGTTGCGCGTGGAGCACGAGGCCGGGGAGGGCACGCGCGTATGGCTGACCTTCCCCGAGCCGGCGCGCGTGACCGAACGGGCGGTGGCGGTGGCGGAGGTGGCGCGGTGA